Within Candidatus Zixiibacteriota bacterium, the genomic segment ATCAGGCGGGGCGACGACGCCACGCTCGAGGATTTCCCCGTCGTGCGCCACCATGCCATGGATCCCGCACCGTACATCGACATGACGCCGGTGATGAGGGATCCCGACGGCGGCTTCTACAACGTCGCCTTCCTGCGCACGATGGTCAAGGGACCGAAGCGCCTCGGCCTCCACATGTCGCCCCGCCACAACTGGCAGATCCACCGGAAAAACGAAGAGCGGGGGCGCCCCACGCCGGTGGCGATCGTGGTCAGCCACCATCCGGCTTTCTATCTCGGCGCGTTGAACGTTTCCCCGTACGGCGTCGACGATTACGCCCGCGTCGGCGCGATCATGGGAGCGCCGCTTCGTCTGGCGCCGTCCGAGACCTGGGGGGACGACTTTCTGGTGCCCGCCGATGCGGAGATCGTGATCGAAGGACACGTCCTTCCCGGCGCCCGGGAAGTCGAAGGCCCGTTCGGCGAATTCACCGGCTACTACGGCCCCCAGCGCCTGCGCAACGTCGTCGAGATCACCGCCATCACCCACCGGCGCCACGCCTTCTTCCAGCACGTCTTCGTCGGCCACCGCGACACGTGGGTTCTCGGAGGAATCCCGAAGGAGGGAAGCCTGTTCAATCTGATCCGCGGCGTCGTGCCGACGACCAAGGCCGTCCACTTTCCCATCTCCGGCTGCGGCCGTTTTCACTGTTACATCTCGATCGACAAGAAGATCGACGGCGAGACCAAGCAGGCCGCTCTGGCGGCCCTGGGAGGTTGCGACTTCGTCAAGCACGTCGTCGTGGTCGACGCCGACGTCGACGTCTACGACGAAGAACAGGTCATGTGGGCGATCGCCACGCGCGTTCAAGCGGACCAGGATGTGGACATCATCAGGAACGTCAAGGGCAACCTTCTCGACCCGTCCCAGGCCGACGAGATCATGACGGCCAAGATGATC encodes:
- a CDS encoding UbiD family decarboxylase, with amino-acid sequence MDLSAFLHDLEERLPQDLLRVERPISPAAFEVTALLQHLENEKAFPAVIFDRPLSLKGAPSPFPLLSNVFASRRRCALALGLDPDDSRLPLSLEYARREERLLDPITVPAEQAPVKEVIRRGDDATLEDFPVVRHHAMDPAPYIDMTPVMRDPDGGFYNVAFLRTMVKGPKRLGLHMSPRHNWQIHRKNEERGRPTPVAIVVSHHPAFYLGALNVSPYGVDDYARVGAIMGAPLRLAPSETWGDDFLVPADAEIVIEGHVLPGAREVEGPFGEFTGYYGPQRLRNVVEITAITHRRHAFFQHVFVGHRDTWVLGGIPKEGSLFNLIRGVVPTTKAVHFPISGCGRFHCYISIDKKIDGETKQAALAALGGCDFVKHVVVVDADVDVYDEEQVMWAIATRVQADQDVDIIRNVKGNLLDPSQADEIMTAKMIVDATRPVQKPYAARVEVPKEAMARIRPERWIDPDDRERLRRSR